A window of Rhododendron vialii isolate Sample 1 chromosome 11a, ASM3025357v1 contains these coding sequences:
- the LOC131308238 gene encoding uncharacterized protein LOC131308238 → MVGIFSIFSVYRNGHRRTQSALDQGEVLPPNSEAAEATTVTAAPHGIEVAVEFKPVECPTEPLDNDRPIQCPLPEPSIRNDGRIWKERTSAGVRRRPDLPVMQEETGTPTEPEAMGNEEVKRPPSNRMILPSISAPEHTLLKLLEE, encoded by the exons ATGGTGGGtattttttctatattttctgtCTACAGAAACGGTCACCGACGAACCCAAAGTGCACTT GATCAGGGCGAAGTACTGCCCCCTAATTCTGAGGCTGCAGAAGCCACTACAGTTACAGCTGCGCCACATGGTATCGAAGTTGCGGTTGAATTTAAGCCAGTTGAGTGCCCGACGGAGCCTCTTGACAATGATCGTCCGATTCAGTGCCCACTGCCTGAACCTTCGATTCGTAAC GACGGACGAATATGGAAGGAGCGAACATCTGCTGGGGTGCGGAGAAGGCCAGATTTGCCCGTAATGCAGGAGGAGACCGGGACCCCCACAGAACCAGAGGCCATGGGGAATGAAGAAGTAAAAAGGCCACCATCCAACCGCATGATCCTACCATCTATCAGTGCCCCTGAACATACCCTCCTTAAACTGCTTGAAGAATGA